One segment of Synchiropus splendidus isolate RoL2022-P1 chromosome 4, RoL_Sspl_1.0, whole genome shotgun sequence DNA contains the following:
- the chst11 gene encoding carbohydrate sulfotransferase 11 isoform X3: protein MRRNPFVVDGCCRKGSRNALQELYNPTQPEFSGAAILHQTRRDQVVDACRVNSASSRKRRVLTPADLKHLVVDEDHELIYCYVPKVACTNWKRVMMVLTGRGKYSDPMEIPSNEAHIPSNLKTLNQYSIAEINHRLKSYLKFLFVREPFERLVSAYRNKFTLKYNSSFHKRFGTRIVRRYRKNATQEALVNGADVKFKEFAEYLVDPATQRDGPLNEHWQTVYQLCHPCHIHYDLVGKYETLEEDANYILRLVGVGENLRFPSYAKSTRTTDAMTAQFFSNISTQQQLQLYQLYKLDFQMFNYSTPSYLRLD, encoded by the exons CCGGAGTTTTCAGGAGCCGCCATCCTCCACCAGACCAGGAGAGACCAGGTGGTGGACGCGTGTCGAGTCAACAGTGCGTCCAGTCGTAAGCGGCGAGTGCTGACACCGGCCGACCTCAAACACCTCGTGGTGGACGAAGACCACGAGCTCATCTACTGCTACGTCCCCAAGGTGGCCTGTACCAACTGGAAGAGGGTGATGATGGTGCTCACAGGCCGAGGCAAATACAG CGACCCGATGGAAATCCCCTCAAACGAGGCTCACATCCCCTCCAACCTGAAGACGCTGAACCAGTACAGCATCGCCGAGATCAACCACCGCCTCAAGAGCTACCTGAAGTTCCTCTTCGTCCGCGAGCCCTTCGAGAGGCTGGTCTCTGCGTACCGCAACAAGTTCACCCTCAAGTACAACTCCTCCTTTCATAAGCGCTTCGGCACCCGGATCGTGCGTCGCTACCGCAAGAACGCCACGCAGGAAGCTCTGGTGAACGGCGCCGATGTCAAGTTCAAAGAGTTTGCAGAGTATCTGGTGGACCCGGCGACGCAGCGGGACGGTCCTCTCAACGAACACTGGCAGACCGTCTACCAGCTCTGCCACCCGTGCCACATCCACTACGACCTGGTGGGGAAGTATGAAACGCTGGAGGAGGACGCCAATTACATTTTGCGGCTGGTGGGCGTCGGCGAGAATCTGCGCTTCCCGAGCTACGCCAAGTCCACCAGGACCACAGACGCAATGACGGCCCAGTTTTTCAGCAACATCAGCACACAGCAGCAACTCCAACTCTACCAGCTTTACAAGTTGGACTTCCAAATGTTCAACTACTCCACACCCAGCTACCTGCGGCTGGACTAG